The Gemmatimonadota bacterium genome has a segment encoding these proteins:
- a CDS encoding peptidyl-prolyl cis-trans isomerase: MQAFRNAAKPVVYLITITFLAWLIVDLSGITGNGGILTKTNVGSINGTTVDARIYQQAVQQAITQRQQETGKSLGLEETEQVRNEVWDQFVANAVITDQIDKRHITVNSDEIADAIRNVPPQEVQTMPDFQTGGKFDMTKYQRWLASPVGQQAVPVLEARYRGEILQNKLLRNVTADVYLSDASLWERYQDQHEQVKISLTAIIARNAVPDSAVTVTPAEAETYYNAHKDEFKRPRTAYLSFVAVPRRIDASDSAAALARAKAARAEIVSGTPFAEVAKRESSDTISSRAGGDLGEFAKGSMTAPFDKAVFSMPLNTVSEPLLTDFGYHVIEVTKRTADKATARHVLIPIELAGAHRDLVDRQADSLERLAAEHLDPAALDTAARSLKLPIGQSGPVQEGTRVLLGTYVIPDAGVWAFQAKVGETSPVIDGDAAFYVFRVDSLLEAGTPPLANVMRGVMTVVADQKKEAKAKAIGDELTRRLTTGLSLPEASKALGLPNREFPLFSRVNPPITVPQLIGASFAMPKGKPSPVITSPDGLYVIEVLEKVPADSAQFLKDKDQIRADMIRAARQERVRQYMAALRSAAKIKDERAGLQRTNAQAEATAAAQQTGKAKR, encoded by the coding sequence ATGCAAGCCTTCCGTAACGCCGCGAAGCCGGTGGTCTACCTCATCACGATCACCTTCCTCGCCTGGCTCATCGTCGACTTGAGCGGGATCACCGGCAACGGTGGCATCCTGACCAAGACCAACGTGGGCTCCATCAACGGCACGACCGTCGATGCCCGGATCTATCAGCAGGCCGTCCAGCAGGCGATCACGCAGCGCCAGCAGGAGACCGGCAAGTCGCTCGGGCTCGAGGAGACCGAACAGGTCCGCAACGAGGTCTGGGACCAGTTTGTTGCGAACGCCGTCATCACCGACCAGATCGACAAGCGGCACATCACGGTGAATTCCGACGAGATTGCCGACGCGATCCGGAATGTTCCGCCGCAGGAGGTCCAGACCATGCCGGACTTCCAGACTGGTGGCAAGTTCGACATGACGAAGTACCAGCGCTGGCTCGCGTCGCCGGTCGGTCAACAGGCCGTGCCGGTCCTCGAGGCGCGTTACCGCGGTGAAATTCTCCAGAACAAGTTGCTGCGGAATGTCACGGCAGATGTCTACCTCTCGGATGCATCGCTCTGGGAGCGTTACCAGGATCAGCACGAGCAGGTCAAGATCTCCCTCACGGCCATCATCGCCCGGAATGCGGTCCCGGACAGCGCGGTGACGGTGACGCCAGCCGAAGCGGAGACGTACTACAACGCGCACAAGGACGAGTTCAAGCGTCCGAGGACCGCGTATCTGTCGTTCGTGGCCGTCCCGCGTCGGATCGATGCGAGCGACTCTGCCGCCGCACTGGCCCGAGCGAAAGCGGCCCGCGCGGAGATCGTATCGGGCACTCCATTTGCCGAAGTGGCCAAGCGTGAGTCGTCCGACACCATCAGCTCGCGCGCTGGCGGTGACCTCGGCGAATTCGCCAAGGGGTCGATGACCGCTCCGTTCGACAAGGCCGTCTTCTCGATGCCGCTCAACACGGTCTCCGAACCCTTGCTCACCGATTTCGGTTACCACGTCATCGAAGTCACCAAGCGAACGGCCGACAAGGCGACAGCGCGGCACGTGCTCATTCCGATTGAACTGGCCGGCGCACACCGCGACCTCGTCGATCGCCAGGCCGATTCGCTCGAGCGTCTCGCTGCCGAACATCTTGATCCCGCTGCGCTCGACACCGCCGCGCGTTCGCTGAAGCTGCCGATCGGTCAGTCCGGGCCGGTGCAGGAGGGCACGCGGGTGCTCCTCGGCACCTACGTCATTCCCGACGCGGGCGTGTGGGCGTTCCAGGCGAAAGTCGGCGAGACCTCGCCGGTGATCGATGGCGACGCGGCGTTCTATGTCTTCCGCGTCGACTCGTTGCTCGAGGCCGGCACGCCGCCGCTCGCCAACGTGATGCGTGGCGTCATGACGGTCGTAGCGGACCAGAAGAAGGAAGCCAAGGCCAAGGCCATCGGCGACGAACTGACCCGTCGCCTCACCACCGGTCTCTCGCTTCCTGAGGCCTCCAAGGCGCTCGGACTGCCGAACCGCGAGTTCCCGCTCTTCTCGCGCGTGAATCCGCCGATCACCGTGCCCCAACTCATCGGCGCGTCATTCGCCATGCCGAAGGGAAAGCCGAGCCCGGTGATCACTTCTCCCGATGGGCTCTACGTCATCGAGGTGCTGGAGAAAGTGCCGGCTGACTCGGCGCAATTCCTCAAGGACAAGGATCAGATCCGCGCCGACATGATCCGTGCCGCACGACAGGAGCGCGTGCGTCAGTACATGGCGGCACTCCGTTCCGCCGCGAAGATCAAGGACGAGCGCGCCGGGCTGCAGCGGACGAATGCACAGGCCGAAGCCACCGCCGCCGCCCAGCAGACCGGGAAGGCCAAGCGCTAG
- a CDS encoding PilT/PilU family type 4a pilus ATPase, with protein sequence MAEDHLESPGSDVVTGEGTAAGFHFRQAIVHMVQRGASDLLLKAGRPPTVRVNGQLLLLPMPPMRPEELKALAETLMTPRQLRDFAETKEADFGIGVPGIGRFRTNVYHQRGTISFAFRAIPYEVRNIRDLLLPPVLEEIALRPRGLVLVTGITGSGKSTALAAMIDHVNRLRRVNIITIEDPIEFLHRDQLANVSQREVGNDTMSFSGALRHVLRQDPDVILIGEIRDMETMDTALKAADTGHLVLTTIHTTDATQTISRVLSFYPPHQHNEIRMLLSTALAAVVSLRLVPRADGKGRVPAAEVLVNTAAVADNIRDTQKALNIPDLIAAGGVTYGMQSFDQSLMRWFQDGVITYDEAVFHATHPNEFALRVSGVSASSDRTFELPGSSTP encoded by the coding sequence ATGGCTGAGGACCATCTCGAGTCTCCTGGCTCGGATGTTGTCACGGGCGAAGGCACCGCCGCGGGATTCCATTTCCGCCAGGCGATCGTGCATATGGTCCAGCGCGGCGCCTCGGACCTGCTGCTGAAGGCCGGCCGGCCGCCGACTGTGCGGGTCAACGGGCAGTTGCTGCTGCTGCCGATGCCGCCGATGCGCCCCGAGGAGTTGAAGGCGCTCGCCGAGACCCTGATGACCCCGCGGCAATTGCGCGACTTTGCCGAGACGAAGGAAGCCGACTTCGGCATCGGCGTTCCGGGGATCGGCCGCTTCCGTACCAATGTCTATCACCAGCGCGGCACCATCTCCTTCGCGTTCCGCGCGATCCCGTACGAAGTCCGCAACATTCGCGATCTGTTGCTGCCGCCGGTGCTCGAGGAGATCGCTCTCCGCCCGCGCGGCCTCGTGCTGGTGACCGGCATCACCGGTTCGGGCAAGTCCACCGCGCTCGCGGCGATGATCGATCACGTGAACCGGCTACGTCGCGTGAACATCATCACGATCGAGGATCCGATCGAGTTCCTGCATCGCGATCAACTCGCCAACGTCTCGCAGCGCGAAGTGGGGAATGACACCATGTCGTTCTCCGGAGCGCTCCGGCACGTACTGCGTCAGGATCCGGACGTGATCCTGATCGGCGAAATTCGCGACATGGAAACGATGGATACCGCGCTCAAGGCGGCCGACACGGGTCACCTCGTGCTCACGACGATCCACACGACCGACGCGACGCAGACCATCTCGCGCGTGCTGTCGTTCTACCCGCCGCACCAGCACAATGAAATCCGGATGCTGCTGTCGACGGCGCTGGCAGCCGTGGTGTCGCTGCGCCTGGTGCCGCGTGCCGATGGCAAGGGACGAGTTCCCGCGGCCGAAGTCCTCGTGAACACGGCGGCCGTTGCCGACAACATTCGCGACACGCAGAAGGCGCTCAATATTCCCGACCTGATCGCGGCCGGCGGTGTGACCTACGGCATGCAGTCGTTCGACCAGTCGCTGATGCGCTGGTTCCAGGACGGCGTGATCACCTATGACGAAGCGGTCTTCCACGCGACGCACCCGAACGAATTCGCCTTGCGCGTCTCCGGCGTGAGCGCGTCCTCCGATCGCACCTTCGAACTTCCCGGCTCGAGCACACCCTGA
- a CDS encoding polyprenyl synthetase family protein, with product MTAPQLGAVTLADLQRPVGMRLDQVEGEMRRMIEDDFPLIGEVNQHLLRMRGKMFRPTLVLLADQATGGPTPRAATLAAVLELIHLATLVHDDSVDHSTLRRGMPTINALFSHQVSVIMGDFLYSRAVVELVRLGDLDALRILSRVTTEMTVGEMRQLLAHDPLDFSEEQYDLLIRAKTASLMSGACEVGAIAAPVAQRQALARFGEKLGMAFQITDDLLDYTADQTTTGKPSGLDLHEHKVTLPLIHALPHLSPGERAALEGLMGDPDPDPDAIAAVIAAVAAHGGLEYARERAQRLMSQAEDDLAELPESPARETLRSALGFVLDRRR from the coding sequence GTGACCGCGCCGCAGCTCGGCGCGGTGACTCTCGCGGATCTCCAGCGCCCGGTCGGGATGCGTCTCGATCAGGTCGAGGGCGAGATGCGCCGGATGATCGAGGATGATTTTCCGCTCATCGGCGAGGTCAACCAGCACCTGCTCCGGATGCGCGGGAAGATGTTCCGTCCGACACTGGTGCTACTGGCCGACCAGGCCACCGGCGGTCCGACACCGCGAGCCGCGACGCTCGCCGCGGTGCTCGAACTGATCCACCTCGCCACACTGGTGCACGACGACTCGGTCGACCACTCCACGCTTCGACGCGGGATGCCGACGATCAACGCCCTGTTCTCGCATCAGGTGTCGGTGATCATGGGCGACTTCCTCTACTCGCGCGCAGTTGTGGAGCTGGTTCGTCTCGGTGACCTCGATGCGTTGCGGATCCTCTCTCGCGTGACGACGGAGATGACCGTCGGCGAGATGCGCCAGCTGCTTGCGCACGATCCACTCGACTTCAGCGAGGAGCAGTACGACTTGCTGATCCGGGCCAAGACGGCGTCACTGATGTCGGGCGCCTGTGAAGTCGGGGCGATCGCCGCACCCGTTGCGCAGCGACAGGCGCTAGCCCGCTTCGGAGAGAAGCTCGGGATGGCGTTCCAGATCACCGATGACCTGCTCGACTACACTGCGGACCAGACGACGACCGGGAAGCCTTCCGGGCTCGATCTCCACGAGCACAAGGTGACCCTCCCGCTGATCCATGCCCTGCCGCACCTCTCCCCTGGGGAACGCGCCGCGCTCGAAGGGCTGATGGGGGATCCCGACCCGGATCCCGATGCCATCGCCGCGGTGATCGCCGCGGTTGCGGCCCACGGCGGACTGGAATACGCCCGTGAACGCGCCCAGCGGCTGATGTCGCAGGCCGAGGACGACCTCGCGGAACTACCGGAGTCACCGGCGCGCGAGACCCTTCGATCGGCCCTGGGCTTCGTCCTCGACCGGAGACGCTGA
- the aroQ gene encoding type II 3-dehydroquinate dehydratase, with protein MTRVMVLNGPNLNLLGTREPATYGSGTLADLERLVRDRAVSLGVTLEWVQSNHEGELVELVQQLPARADGAVINLGGYSHTSVAIRDAFLAVPSPFVEVHLSNLLKRENFRHHSMTADLALGLISGFGPRGYLLALEALVAALRDG; from the coding sequence ATGACCCGGGTCATGGTGCTCAACGGCCCGAACCTCAATCTGCTCGGTACCCGCGAGCCGGCGACCTACGGCTCCGGGACGCTCGCGGACCTGGAGCGACTGGTTCGCGATCGGGCGGTATCCCTGGGGGTGACGCTCGAATGGGTGCAGAGCAACCACGAGGGAGAGCTGGTGGAACTGGTCCAGCAACTGCCCGCTCGGGCCGATGGTGCAGTCATCAATCTCGGCGGCTACAGCCATACCTCGGTTGCCATTCGCGACGCGTTTCTGGCGGTGCCTTCGCCCTTCGTCGAGGTGCATCTGTCGAACCTGCTCAAGCGCGAGAACTTCCGGCATCACTCGATGACCGCCGACCTCGCCCTCGGGCTGATCTCCGGGTTCGGCCCTCGTGGCTATCTGCTCGCGCTCGAAGCGCTCGTCGCTGCCCTTCGCGATGGCTGA
- the accC gene encoding acetyl-CoA carboxylase biotin carboxylase subunit, producing MFRKVMIANRGEIALRVIRACHELGVKTVAVYSEADRESLHVRFADDDVCIGPPQGRLSYLRIPNLIAAAEVTGADAIHPGYGFLAENAEFADTCKASNIVFIGPTGDQIRSMGDKASARRLAKEAGVPTVPGSPGVMKDAEEALVVAEEIGFPVIIKATAGGGGKGMRIANDAEQFAQLFSLAQNEALSAFGNGDVYVEKFLARPRHVEIQVMGDLHGRVIHLGERDCSVQRRHQKLIEEAPSPALTAELRAEMGTAAVALASAIGYSGAGTIEFLLDEDGSFYFMEMNTRIQVEHPVTEMVTGQDLVKEQIRVASGAPLSFGETPMSGHAIEVRINAEDPYRNFQPCPGLITAYHPPGGPGIRVDTHVYAGYTVPPYYDSLLAKLIAHGRDRAEALARLAQALDSFILEGVTTTIPFLARVIRHPDFVAGNVDTKFLERESHLLKPEVFDAARPERGEG from the coding sequence ATGTTTCGCAAAGTGATGATTGCCAATCGCGGTGAAATCGCGCTGCGTGTCATTCGCGCCTGTCACGAACTCGGCGTGAAGACCGTGGCGGTGTACAGCGAGGCCGATCGAGAATCGCTGCACGTGCGCTTCGCCGACGACGATGTCTGCATCGGGCCGCCGCAGGGGCGGCTCTCGTACCTCCGGATCCCGAACCTGATCGCGGCGGCCGAAGTCACCGGTGCCGACGCGATTCATCCGGGTTACGGCTTCCTCGCCGAGAACGCCGAGTTCGCGGACACCTGCAAGGCGTCGAACATTGTCTTCATCGGCCCGACCGGCGACCAGATCCGGTCGATGGGCGACAAGGCGTCAGCCCGTCGGCTCGCGAAGGAAGCGGGCGTCCCGACGGTGCCGGGCTCTCCCGGCGTGATGAAGGACGCGGAAGAGGCGCTTGTGGTTGCCGAGGAAATCGGCTTTCCCGTGATCATCAAGGCGACGGCTGGCGGCGGCGGAAAGGGCATGCGCATTGCCAATGACGCCGAACAGTTCGCCCAGCTCTTCTCACTCGCCCAGAACGAAGCGCTCTCCGCCTTCGGCAATGGCGATGTCTACGTCGAGAAGTTCCTCGCTCGTCCGCGACACGTCGAGATCCAGGTCATGGGCGACCTGCACGGCCGGGTGATCCATCTTGGTGAGCGAGACTGTTCCGTGCAGCGCCGGCACCAGAAGCTCATCGAGGAAGCTCCGTCGCCAGCCCTCACCGCCGAACTGCGCGCCGAAATGGGTACTGCCGCGGTCGCACTGGCGTCGGCCATCGGTTACAGCGGTGCGGGCACGATCGAATTCCTGCTCGACGAAGACGGGTCGTTCTATTTCATGGAAATGAACACCCGCATTCAGGTCGAACATCCGGTGACGGAGATGGTGACCGGGCAGGATCTCGTGAAGGAGCAGATTCGGGTGGCGAGCGGTGCCCCGCTTTCCTTCGGCGAGACGCCGATGTCGGGTCACGCGATCGAAGTGCGGATCAACGCTGAAGATCCCTACCGTAATTTCCAACCGTGCCCGGGACTCATCACGGCGTACCATCCGCCGGGCGGCCCTGGCATCCGGGTCGACACGCACGTCTACGCGGGCTATACCGTCCCCCCGTACTACGATTCGCTGCTGGCGAAGCTGATTGCGCATGGTCGCGACCGGGCCGAGGCACTCGCGCGACTGGCACAGGCGCTGGACTCGTTCATCCTCGAAGGGGTGACCACCACGATTCCGTTTCTGGCGCGAGTCATCCGGCATCCCGATTTCGTGGCCGGCAACGTCGACACCAAGTTCCTCGAGCGCGAGTCGCATCTGCTCAAGCCGGAAGTGTTTGACGCGGCACGCCCCGAGCGCGGCGAGGGATGA
- the efp gene encoding elongation factor P, translating into MANTADIRNGLVLDLDGKLMQITYFQHVKPGKGSAFVRTKMRNVRTGAVLERTFPSGERFETVDLTHRPMTYSYRDGENFHFMDLQSFDDIPLTAELIGADQMKYLKEGMECTGLVHDEQVILIELPNFVELEIVETDPGIRGDTATGGTKAAKLETGAVVQVPLFIEQGTLIRVDRREDKYLTRV; encoded by the coding sequence GTGGCGAATACGGCAGACATCCGTAATGGGCTGGTGCTTGACCTCGACGGCAAGTTGATGCAGATCACCTACTTCCAGCACGTGAAGCCGGGGAAGGGGAGCGCGTTCGTCCGCACCAAGATGCGGAACGTGCGGACCGGCGCCGTGCTCGAACGGACCTTTCCCTCGGGGGAGCGATTCGAGACCGTGGACCTGACGCATCGGCCCATGACCTACTCCTACCGCGATGGCGAGAATTTCCATTTCATGGATCTGCAGAGCTTCGACGACATCCCGCTGACAGCGGAGTTGATCGGGGCCGACCAGATGAAGTACCTGAAGGAAGGGATGGAGTGCACCGGCCTGGTGCATGATGAGCAGGTCATCCTGATCGAGCTCCCGAACTTCGTGGAGCTCGAGATCGTCGAGACCGACCCGGGCATTCGTGGTGATACGGCGACTGGTGGGACCAAGGCGGCCAAGCTCGAAACCGGCGCCGTGGTCCAGGTCCCGCTCTTCATCGAACAGGGCACCCTTATTCGCGTCGATCGGCGCGAAGACAAATACCTGACTCGCGTATGA
- a CDS encoding twin-arginine translocase TatA/TatE family subunit, translating to MPNLGFSEIMILLVVALLVFGAKRLPEIGSSMGKGIREFKRSLTDTQDAVLNPPDSDRNTKGLLDGDRGTTPGAAPTSGEPKRLSQ from the coding sequence ATGCCAAATCTTGGCTTTAGCGAAATCATGATCCTGCTGGTGGTGGCCTTGCTCGTCTTCGGAGCGAAGCGACTCCCTGAAATCGGCTCGTCGATGGGGAAGGGGATCCGTGAGTTCAAGCGATCGCTCACCGATACCCAGGACGCCGTCCTCAATCCGCCCGATAGCGACCGGAACACCAAGGGTCTGCTCGACGGCGACCGCGGCACGACACCTGGCGCGGCACCCACCAGTGGTGAGCCGAAGCGCCTCTCGCAGTAA
- a CDS encoding DUF4321 domain-containing protein, with protein sequence MAASPKRGGFYVGMLVFGFVLGGFLAALLERFLPESAARSFFTFAVTPTLGPVSVNLLVVSFTLGPLGMHVTLLSLLGVAVAYYAARSLF encoded by the coding sequence ATGGCTGCCTCACCGAAGCGCGGGGGTTTCTACGTCGGGATGCTGGTGTTCGGCTTTGTCCTTGGCGGCTTCCTGGCGGCCCTCCTGGAGCGATTTCTCCCTGAAAGCGCCGCCCGGTCGTTTTTTACCTTCGCAGTGACCCCGACGCTGGGCCCTGTGTCGGTCAATCTCCTCGTGGTATCCTTCACGCTTGGGCCACTGGGGATGCACGTCACCCTGTTGAGTCTGCTCGGCGTCGCGGTGGCGTATTACGCCGCGCGCTCGCTCTTCTGA
- the accB gene encoding acetyl-CoA carboxylase biotin carboxyl carrier protein codes for MNPDEMQELARAMEQLPGSKGIDFKDVRRLAQLLREQPEIGSIEMKGLFGTGVIITRTGAAGTPMMAAPAMPQQVVVPAAAAPAVEAAPAAPAVVLKEVRSPMVGTFYAQPEPGAEPYVRVGTRVSPGQTVCIIEAMKIMNEIEAEVSGIVREVCVDDSSPIEYGQVLFRVDPNG; via the coding sequence ATGAATCCAGATGAAATGCAGGAGCTCGCTCGCGCCATGGAACAGCTTCCCGGTTCGAAGGGGATCGACTTCAAGGATGTTCGTCGCCTGGCGCAGTTGCTACGCGAACAGCCGGAGATCGGCTCCATCGAGATGAAGGGACTCTTCGGCACCGGTGTGATCATCACCCGGACTGGCGCCGCGGGCACGCCGATGATGGCCGCCCCGGCCATGCCCCAGCAGGTCGTGGTGCCGGCTGCCGCCGCGCCCGCCGTCGAGGCGGCACCCGCTGCCCCGGCTGTCGTGCTGAAGGAAGTCCGTTCGCCGATGGTGGGGACCTTCTACGCCCAGCCCGAACCGGGCGCCGAGCCGTATGTCCGGGTCGGGACGCGCGTGTCGCCCGGGCAGACGGTCTGCATCATCGAGGCCATGAAGATCATGAACGAGATCGAAGCCGAAGTGAGCGGCATCGTCCGCGAAGTCTGCGTTGATGACTCCTCGCCGATCGAGTACGGCCAGGTGCTGTTCCGCGTGGATCCGAATGGCTGA
- a CDS encoding tetratricopeptide repeat protein, with protein MSESFSLDELSRLWRESPDQAPFAALAEGLRKRGDHAAAATVALQGLAAQPGNVPGLIVLSRIRLDQGDGEGAQRALRDGLASDPGNPVVLRALELFDDLSVDEPAAEVQESDELFFTDDEPPSVESDPLLTESLAVLYHRQGHLERASEVYSALLDRDPENADLRARRDRIAAEAETRRPRPYDAAVSGGRSLQEWLAGLAAVTPPSEGYGTAYDAFYKANPTANHPDDLADFAAFQSWLKGLPR; from the coding sequence ATGTCCGAGTCCTTCTCGCTGGATGAACTGTCCCGGCTCTGGCGTGAATCGCCAGACCAGGCCCCGTTCGCGGCCCTCGCGGAAGGACTCCGAAAGCGCGGCGATCATGCCGCAGCGGCCACCGTTGCGCTTCAGGGGCTGGCGGCCCAGCCGGGTAACGTCCCTGGATTGATCGTCCTCTCCCGCATCCGGCTTGATCAGGGTGATGGTGAGGGGGCCCAACGTGCCCTGCGCGACGGTCTGGCAAGTGATCCCGGGAACCCGGTCGTCCTGCGGGCGCTGGAGCTCTTTGATGACTTGTCGGTCGACGAGCCGGCCGCGGAAGTTCAGGAATCCGACGAACTCTTCTTCACCGACGATGAACCCCCCTCGGTCGAATCCGATCCGTTGCTGACTGAGTCGCTGGCGGTGCTCTACCATCGTCAGGGTCACCTCGAGCGGGCATCCGAGGTCTATAGTGCGTTGCTCGACCGCGATCCTGAGAATGCCGATCTCCGCGCTCGCCGCGACCGGATCGCGGCTGAGGCCGAGACCCGCCGCCCCCGCCCCTACGACGCGGCCGTGAGCGGCGGCCGCTCGTTACAGGAGTGGCTCGCCGGACTCGCGGCGGTGACGCCCCCGAGCGAGGGGTACGGCACCGCGTACGACGCCTTCTACAAGGCGAACCCGACGGCGAACCACCCCGACGATCTCGCCGATTTCGCGGCCTTCCAGTCGTGGCTCAAGGGACTTCCCAGATGA
- a CDS encoding aminopeptidase P family protein, translating into MADFRPARAAALRAACEASGVDALLLTHLPNVRWLTGFSGSAALVVVSPAAITLVTDFRYATQAPDEVGAAAEVLVDRRNVWDRLARVLAREAPDTLGIEAGVVTVREAERISALTAARVVPLTDTAERLRQVKDESEVAAIRAAGALALEALAEVLHTVRVGEREIDVAARLESALRRRGSEWHPFPTIVASGPRSALPHARTSERVIGRGEFLLIDFGAQLEGYCADITRTVVVGARADERQLTVYDLVEESQRRAREGVRAGMTGTEADALARDLIAARGYGEAFGHSLGHGLGLEVHEGPRLAQTAEGLLPVGAVVTVEPGIYLPGWGGVRLEDDVWLSASGPVLLTDGRTELIELEA; encoded by the coding sequence ATGGCTGACTTCAGACCCGCCAGGGCCGCCGCGCTGCGCGCCGCCTGCGAAGCGAGCGGCGTTGACGCCCTGCTGCTGACCCACCTTCCCAACGTCCGCTGGCTCACCGGCTTTTCGGGGTCGGCCGCCCTGGTGGTGGTTTCGCCTGCCGCGATCACCCTGGTCACCGATTTTCGCTACGCTACCCAGGCCCCGGACGAAGTCGGAGCTGCCGCCGAAGTCCTCGTCGATCGGCGCAACGTCTGGGACCGGCTGGCTCGCGTGCTCGCGCGGGAAGCGCCCGATACTCTGGGGATCGAGGCGGGGGTGGTCACGGTTCGCGAGGCCGAACGCATCAGCGCACTTACGGCGGCGCGGGTTGTCCCCCTCACCGATACCGCCGAGCGGCTCCGTCAGGTGAAGGACGAATCCGAGGTTGCCGCGATCCGTGCCGCTGGCGCCCTGGCGCTTGAGGCGCTCGCGGAAGTCCTCCACACGGTCAGAGTGGGTGAGCGGGAGATTGACGTGGCCGCCCGGCTCGAGTCGGCTCTGCGACGCCGCGGGAGCGAGTGGCACCCGTTCCCGACCATTGTGGCCTCGGGGCCCCGGTCCGCGCTGCCCCATGCCCGGACCTCGGAGCGAGTCATCGGACGGGGGGAGTTCCTCCTGATCGACTTCGGAGCCCAGCTCGAGGGGTACTGTGCCGACATCACCAGGACCGTCGTGGTGGGGGCGAGGGCCGACGAGCGCCAGCTCACCGTCTATGATCTGGTCGAGGAATCGCAGCGGCGGGCCCGGGAGGGGGTACGGGCCGGGATGACCGGCACCGAGGCGGATGCCCTGGCGCGCGACCTGATCGCGGCACGCGGCTACGGCGAGGCGTTCGGCCACTCGCTCGGCCATGGACTCGGACTGGAAGTCCATGAAGGACCACGGCTTGCGCAGACGGCCGAGGGGCTCCTTCCGGTCGGAGCGGTGGTGACAGTCGAGCCGGGGATCTATCTTCCGGGTTGGGGTGGGGTGCGACTTGAGGACGACGTCTGGCTCTCCGCCAGCGGTCCCGTCCTCCTCACCGACGGGCGCACAGAACTCATCGAACTCGAAGCTTGA